In Gammaproteobacteria bacterium, the sequence ATAGATGCTGGTCTTATCGTCAGTTCAAGCCGTTTAGATGGTATACATCTTGATGCGACAGATCATGGACTGCTGGGTTATGCTGTGGCAGAAAAGGTAAGACAGATGAGTAATTTATTGAAATAAAAATTTCTGTTATACAGAAAGAAAGAGCAATCGCTATAAATTATGTGTAAAAGTTCAGACTTGATCATACAAGACATGTTAAATTAATTTGAAACTTGCTTAAAATGACTGCCAGGTGGTAGACAAACAGCGTCATTTGCGTTTCATCGAATACTTGCGTAATTGTGATGTCTGCCATTCGCGGAAAAGATTATCTTGTGAACCAGGATAGTGTTCGTCTAATACTTTCAGCGAGATAATCCTATCTGTTTTAAGGTGTTGATAATCTTTTTCCTTCTCGCACCAGGCAACTAATATGCGCCCATCAGTGAAATATCCAATGGTGAATGGCCAGACTGTTCGTTGACTTTCTCTGTTATTTTCAGATTTGTAGAGTATATAAATTTTCTTTTGATTGGCAATGGCATCTCTTAATATTGAAAGATCTTCTTTAGCTAAAGTCTCTAATGGAGGTGGTCCCACTCGGAGCGTAAAAGTATTGTTACTTTTTTTAATGTTAGTGGGCAAGACATCAGATATTTTTTTTAAGGCCTCGATTGCTGCTTTAGATAATGGCGCATCCCCATACTGCGAAACCCATCGCGTGCCTAAAAGCAAAGCTTGCATCTCGGTTTGTGTGAACATCAGAGGGGGCATAAAAAATGTCGGTTTAAGAATATACCCAACACCAACTTCCCCTTCGATTTCGGCTCCCATCGCTTGCAGGGTCGCGATATCACGATACAAAGTTCGTATACTAACACCTAATCGCTCTGCCAGGCGTTCTCCACTGACGGGATAACGATAACCTCTTAAAATTTGTAACATATTTAAAAGTCGTTCAGTTCTATTCATATCAATCACTACTGCCATATTTTGACAGTATTATCCTATATAATCATGGCAAGAACAATTCTATATCTAAGGAGAACCCAACTAATGCTTATTCCAAATTTGCTACTATTTTATGTACAAAATCCGCTAGAAAGCGCTTTATTCTATGAAAAAATCTTTTCTAGAAAGCCAGTAGCCTCATTTCCAACCTATGTGGCTTTCGCTTTTGAGAATGGACTTACATTTAGCTTGTGGTCCACGCAGGCAAAGAACTTTGTTTCAGGCGGTGCTGGTCATCGTTCTGAATTGTCATTTATGGTAAAAGATGAACAAACGGTAAATGAACTGCGTAAACAATGGGGAGAATTCGGAATGGTTATTGAACAGGAACTGCATGAAGCAGTTTTTGGGTTAACTTTTGTAGCCCTTGATCCAGATGGCCATCGTATTCGTGTTTGTATACCTGATAAGTAAAGTAGGTCTGGCATATTTTGTATGATCAAGTCTGAACTTTTACAAATTATGACCGTGACAGAATCGTGACAAACTGAAAGCAATTTACTGTCGTTTTACGTCACATTATAGCACTTTTGATGATTCTAAAGTATCGTAAGGCTTTGATTAATAACAAGTTGCATTTATGCCCGTTCGGACTACGAACCAGGTGGTCGGGAGTTCGAATCTCTCCGGTACGCCCCCTTTCCCCAGGCCTCTGCCTTTGGGATATGGTCCACTGAGTTTATTGCTGCAGAACTTGATTTGAATTTTAGGGATTACCATGTTTTGTAATTGATTGCCGAACAAGACCAGGGCAGTCAGGATCTCCTGTGATTGCTCAAAGAAATTCAGCTTATCTCACAATCGATGGTGCATTACCAGCTGGTCGCCTAAGGACTGAACTATTGGGAATTTATACCGGAAGAGTTAACGAGGAATCTGGTTTAGGTTTATCTGAAGTTAAGCGTCATTGAAGAACTTTTAAACTCATTTTCAAATTGAAATTTAGTAATTCTCGGATGACTAAAAAGTAACGTAAGATTCTACTTCTCATACTAAAAATAAATTAAAAAGAAGCTGATTGATCTTTTAGAGCTTGTTGTGTATTTCTGAAAGTACGAACAATTGTTTAAAACAAAATTACTTTACTGGGAACCATAATCATTGCTCATTAAGATTCCGCGCTTGACCAATAAGATCGCTCAATAACCACAAATAGCTATATATAGTCAGCGGGGATAATTCTATGAAATTTGTGCTGAGGGCTACATTTGTTAAAGCATCGGCTTTGATTAAGCATTCGGACAATTGTTCTTGAACATCAGAGTTGGAAATCTTCTTGTAATTCTTTAAGATGCTTGCAACCATGTTCAATCTCCTTATAGATTGTTTGTGGCCAGAGACAGGAGGGTGCTTCACTCACCTTCTTGCCTCGTCTCCCTAATTATTAAGACAAATTAATTTTATCTCCAGCGCTTGCAAAGTGCAAGCATACTGCAACCTACTCTTCTTTTAAAACTTTAAGCTTTGACTTGATTGCTGGTCTAAGTAAATCCATGCAAACAGCATTCATTGAGAGGCCAGTTAAATTTGCAATGGTTTGAATGTCTTCCCAAAAGCTGATTGGAATACGAAGGTAGAGTGTTTTTAATGGCTGCTTCCCTGGTGCTAATTTTTTGGAAGATTCCAAAGAGGATTCTTTTATCCCCTGGGTAGAATTTACTGCTTTGTCAGAAGCTACCCTTGTTTTAAACGTTGGCATATCAGTTACACCTCTTCAAAGATAAATTAGTTTTTTCGAATACAATTCTTCTATTCACTGAACAGTAGCAGCACTTTAGCTCCGATGAATGTATTCAAATATTAAAAAAAACAGATGGTGCAAATTATATGTCCGAATAGGCAAAAAAGACCAACTATTGTTCATAACTGTTCTATTTTGCTTGCCTTAGTGTATTCATCTTGCACTTCATTTGCACTTCAGAATATTTTGAAAAACTTTTAGTTGCAGGTAAGCCATTGATAAATATGGCGCCCCGAACAGGATTCGAACCTGTGACCTATCCCTTAGGAGGGGACGGAAATCAGTTTTTCCACTGCACCACCATATTCCTCAGTGCACAACCATGAACAAAATATCTTTATTTTCATTTACTTACAAATCAATCGCTGTTTATCCCCGTTCACCATTGATCCCCGTTTTACACTGCGCTTGGACTTACGGTGGACTTACAGGCATGCTTGCTCTAAGCATGAAATCTTCAAATGAGTGAACTAAGCATAAAGCAAACTTTTCAAACTAGAAGCAGTTCAAATAATGAAAGACAGAATCAATGGATTTACTATGGGAGGTTTAAGTTTAAATTTTATATTGAAAGTCCAATATTACATGTCTTATAATATTTTATATGAACACTCACTTTTTTAAGTTTAAATATATATGAAAAAGCCAAAGATCAGTAGACCTTTAAACTCAAAATTAAACAATTTGTTAAGCTATCAGCCACAAGGTATTGTTCTAACATCAAAATGGTTGAAAGAGAATAATTATTCCAAGCAAATAATTAGCCATTATTGTGCCAGACAATGGCTGCGCAAGGTGGGGAATGGAGCATATGTACGTTTAAATGAAAATATAAAATGGCCTGGTGCGATCTATGCTCTTGATTCGCCCAGATATAATGCAAGAACTATTGGAAAAATGCACATCTATCAAAGTTAAGCGCCTTTTTTTATTTTTTGCTGATACTAATCAGTTACCCTGCTTTAAATACTTGGATTTAACTGCGCTAAATCTTGGGAAAGGAAAGCGGGTAATAGGGAATGGAGGCATGTTTGTACCCAAATATCAACTTTCAGTTCCAGTACCGCAAGGTGAAGAAGAAGGAGTAGGGTATGTTTAATGATAGCTACTTAAACCAGATAAGACTACTCCTTAAATGTTTGCCAGCTATTCGGAATCAAGATTATTTTGTTTTGAAAGGTGGCACAGCTCTTAATCTTTTTATACATGATTTACCGAGATTATCAGTTGATATTGATCTGACTTATAAACACCTACATGATCGAGATGAGAGTATTAAAAATATACAACTAGGGTTAAGACAAATTAGTGTTTCAATTAAAACTGCCAATCCAAAATTTATTAAAAGGAAAAAATGAGCAAAGAAGGGCATTTGCTAAAGCTATTAATTCACGATGAAAAAACAGTCGTTAAAATAGAGCCAAATTTCATAGTGAGAGGTATTTTGCTTCCAATGCAACTAGGTTCCACTTGTGCAAGAATTAAAAATGAATTTGGTTCATTTATTGACGAAATTCCAATAATGGCAAGTGATGAGCTTTATGCTGGAAAAATATGTGCAGCTCTAAGCCGCCAACATCCTAGAGATTTATTTGATATTAAACTTTTATTAGAAACAACCGGAGTAACAGACTCAATACGGCAAATGTTTTTAGTTTATTTAGTTTGCAATTCAAGGCCTATTCACGAAATACTTTCTCCGAATTTAATTGATATAAAACAAGTATTCGAAAAAGAATTTTTTCGCATGACGCGTGAGAATGTTTTTCTAGAAGAGCTGTTGCTTGCTCGTCAACAATTAATCAAGGAGATAAGTAAAAAATTGACTGAGCAAGAGAAAAAATTCTTACTCTCTATTAAATCTGGAAAACCTGAGTACGATTTACTTCCATATTCTGAAATTCATAAGCTACCTGCCTTGCAATGGAAACTAATGAATTTGAAAAAATTAAATGAGGAAAAACATCAGCAGCTTATTCAAAAGCTCAAAATGGTCTTAAATTAGTAACTTAGAAGTTGGTCCTTTCCTTTATAATAAAGGGGTGGATCCTTTAATACCTATTTCCTAAGGCTCAGATGATTATCAAGAAACATGGATCTAGTTGCTATACACAAATATGGACAGGCTGTCAGTTGAAAATTTCTACGTTGAAGATGCTTAATTTCGGTGGGCCAATATGAATGTTTACTTAGATACCTGGCATTTACAAAAATGGCACCAAGGAACTATACCATTAGATGAATCATAATTTGGTAAAAGCCTTAATTGCGAGCGAATCAAGTTTCTGGCCAGAACAAGATACCCCACAAAGTAATCCTGAAAAAAAATAAAAAAATAAGCCATGCACATGGCTTGATGCAGATTACAGGCAGTACTTTGAAAATAATTGGAGAGTATTTCCAAAATGGAAACAGTTCGAAAGGAAGGTGTTCGCGATGTTAAGCGGAACCTTGAATATTATAATTTGATCTTGTGTTATCAGTCGAGATCGTGTTAACTCTATAAAAGCTACCCATTTCCGCCAATGGGCGACAAGAACTTTAAAAGAGCATATTTCAAAGGATACTCGATCGTCACCGAAAAAATCAAATTATAAGCAGTTTTTTGAAAGCTATTGATGATGTCAAGAGGATGTTACGGGCAGAGAGCACAATAAATAGTGAAGCATGCTCGACCTCGTTGTTATGTTTTCAGAAACATGGCTTTTTGCTAAATGACAAAGACGAACTTCAAATACAAGAAGTACAAAAAAGAGAGCTTTACTGAAAGCTGAAAAATTATCCAAAGCTTTATTGGAATTGAAACATATCCTGATCGAAAAAGGGAAGCTACAGAAATATTTGCCAGAGAAAGATCCAAAGAAAAATATTATTGGAATCGCAAGGAAAATAATGCAATCAATTGAATTTTATAATCACAAGCGATGGCATCAATCGCTAAATTATAAAATGCCAGCTGAAATTTATTTTTCGGTGCGACAAAAACCTGGGGTATGGGGACATACTCTCGCGCTCGAGTTATCCACAGGCTTAGCAATTAATTTAATTTATTTTAAGAGGTGATATCTCCTAAAATTTATTTGAATGCTCATCTAGACATTGGTGTCACTTAAAAATTATGTGGCAATATTATTTGAGCATACGTATTGTGAGTAAATGAATTACCTGTTTTATCGGAGTAAAAATGTCCTTTAATCAAGATGAAAAAATTTCTAAGCTCAATTACTTTATGCAGATTGCTGCGGACTCAAGAAATCTAATGCGAAGCTTTCTTGATATGCAAAGTTTGGGCCGTCTTTCTCAGGTACATACGACTTTTTTTAAAGAAATAGGAGATGAACCCATTTGGCGTAAGGAACTTGACTCTTACTTTCCCGAAGATGTGAGCAGAGTCATTTCACGAGCTAAGGCTGAAAAAGATTCACTTAAAAAACAAGCAAAGCTAATGTTTCAGAAAGCTTCTAGAGGCGTCGTTAAGAAAAAATTAGCTTTAATAAGAGCATTTCGAATAGATGATCAGGCTAAAATAAATGAATTTTTTAGGAGAGCTGAAGCACACTGCATATTATCGTTAAATAAAACAGACGGATTAGAGCGTTCGCTGCTCGAATATGCTGCGAAGAATAAAAATATCAACGCAATAAAAAAAATATGCAGTTGGAAAATCTATGAAGATTTTTACCTAAAAAAAGCATTGGAGGTTGCACTCGCTGA encodes:
- a CDS encoding AbiEi antitoxin N-terminal domain-containing protein, producing MKKPKISRPLNSKLNNLLSYQPQGIVLTSKWLKENNYSKQIISHYCARQWLRKVGNGAYVRLNENIKWPGAIYALDSPRYNARTIGKMHIYQS
- a CDS encoding nucleotidyl transferase AbiEii/AbiGii toxin family protein; its protein translation is MSKEGHLLKLLIHDEKTVVKIEPNFIVRGILLPMQLGSTCARIKNEFGSFIDEIPIMASDELYAGKICAALSRQHPRDLFDIKLLLETTGVTDSIRQMFLVYLVCNSRPIHEILSPNLIDIKQVFEKEFFRMTRENVFLEELLLARQQLIKEISKKLTEQEKKFLLSIKSGKPEYDLLPYSEIHKLPALQWKLMNLKKLNEEKHQQLIQKLKMVLN
- a CDS encoding glyoxalase, which codes for MLIPNLLLFYVQNPLESALFYEKIFSRKPVASFPTYVAFAFENGLTFSLWSTQAKNFVSGGAGHRSELSFMVKDEQTVNELRKQWGEFGMVIEQELHEAVFGLTFVALDPDGHRIRVCIPDK
- a CDS encoding YafY family transcriptional regulator; the protein is MNRTERLLNMLQILRGYRYPVSGERLAERLGVSIRTLYRDIATLQAMGAEIEGEVGVGYILKPTFFMPPLMFTQTEMQALLLGTRWVSQYGDAPLSKAAIEALKKISDVLPTNIKKSNNTFTLRVGPPPLETLAKEDLSILRDAIANQKKIYILYKSENNRESQRTVWPFTIGYFTDGRILVAWCEKEKDYQHLKTDRIISLKVLDEHYPGSQDNLFREWQTSQLRKYSMKRK
- a CDS encoding type IV toxin-antitoxin system AbiEi family antitoxin domain-containing protein, whose translation is MQELLEKCTSIKVKRLFLFFADTNQLPCFKYLDLTALNLGKGKRVIGNGGMFVPKYQLSVPVPQGEEEGVGYV
- a CDS encoding nucleotidyl transferase AbiEii/AbiGii toxin family protein; translated protein: MFNDSYLNQIRLLLKCLPAIRNQDYFVLKGGTALNLFIHDLPRLSVDIDLTYKHLHDRDESIKNIQLGLRQISVSIKTANPKFIKRKK